The Nocardioides humi genome includes a region encoding these proteins:
- a CDS encoding DUF4395 domain-containing protein, whose amino-acid sequence MTSAGIDPRGPRFTAAVTLVVFAVALLLSDAAPGAAAVITGVQAVLFAVGAGLGVQRTPTGLLFRSLIRPRLSPPAELEDPAPPRFAQAVGLVFAVVATLGFATGAVLLGQIAAAFAFVAAFLNAVFAFCLGCEMYLLGLRLTRRSAA is encoded by the coding sequence ATGACCAGCGCCGGCATCGATCCCCGCGGACCGCGCTTCACCGCCGCCGTCACTCTCGTCGTGTTCGCCGTCGCGCTGCTCCTCTCGGACGCCGCGCCCGGCGCCGCCGCCGTGATCACCGGCGTCCAGGCGGTCCTCTTCGCCGTCGGCGCCGGCCTCGGCGTCCAGAGGACGCCCACCGGTCTGCTCTTCCGCTCCCTGATCCGGCCCCGGCTGTCTCCTCCGGCCGAGCTCGAGGACCCCGCTCCGCCCCGCTTCGCCCAGGCCGTCGGCCTCGTCTTCGCCGTCGTCGCCACCCTGGGCTTCGCCACCGGCGCCGTCCTGCTCGGCCAGATCGCCGCCGCGTTCGCCTTCGTGGCGGCCTTCCTCAACGCCGTCTTCGCGTTCTGCCTGGGCTGCGAGATGTACCTGCTCGGGCTGCGGCTGACCCGGCGCTCGGCGGCCTGA